From a single Flavobacteriales bacterium genomic region:
- a CDS encoding sigma-70 family RNA polymerase sigma factor — MHDENRSSGSYEQSMYHMERGDIEREWEEIRAAQQDNARFEVLYDRYYERIFRFVYQRVDEMQTASDITSQVFFKAMVHLKDYTFKGTPFSAWLFRIATNELNMEFRRNKTNRSVNIESISDIQSIIESSGEDYTEEKMGKLIKVLGELKEDELEMVDMRFFEKRSYKEIGQVLAISENNAKVKVHRVLKKLAKLITNYNASVL, encoded by the coding sequence ATGCACGACGAGAACCGTTCATCCGGAAGCTACGAGCAGTCGATGTACCACATGGAACGTGGCGACATTGAGCGCGAGTGGGAGGAGATCAGGGCGGCGCAACAAGACAATGCGCGCTTTGAGGTCCTGTACGACCGGTATTACGAACGGATCTTTCGGTTTGTTTACCAGCGTGTGGATGAGATGCAGACGGCTTCTGATATCACATCGCAGGTTTTTTTTAAAGCCATGGTGCATCTGAAAGACTACACCTTCAAGGGAACTCCCTTCTCTGCGTGGTTGTTCAGGATCGCCACAAATGAACTGAATATGGAATTCCGGCGGAACAAAACGAACCGTTCGGTCAATATAGAGTCGATCAGCGACATCCAGAGCATCATTGAAAGCTCGGGTGAGGATTACACGGAAGAGAAGATGGGTAAGCTCATCAAGGTGTTGGGGGAATTAAAGGAAGATGAACTGGAAATGGTCGACATGAGATTCTTTGAAAAGAGATCATATAAAGAGATAGGCCAGGTGCTGGCCATCAGTGAGAACAATGCAAAAGTGAAAGTCCATAGAGTGTTGAAGAAATTAGCCAAGTTGATCACAAATTATAATGCATCCGTTTTATGA
- a CDS encoding ATP citrate synthase, protein MSRPDYILFDKESTAIIFNNQPRAVQRMLDYDYVIGRKQPSVVAIVNPSGKGLYPAMFGHRECLIPVYATTAEAVAEHPAADVFINFASLRSAWASTRTAMNHDSLRTFVVVAEGMPERQARELAQIAEEKGKWLIGPATVGAIAAGAFKTGNSAGTVDNIVHCKLFRPGHVGFVSKSGGMSNEMYNVIAKHTSGIYEGVALGGDRFPGSTATRHLVRMNANPDIAMLVYLGETGGNDEYEMIEAVQKGEITKPLVVWVTGGCARLFPGEAQFGHAGASARNETETTEAKLEALRKSGIHVPESFDDLGSVLGKVFDQLKRNGKVRMPVEPKFPHVPVDFDEALRSKLIRNKPSIISTISDDRGEELTYNNIPISRIVREQYGPAGVISELWFKRRLPPHAIAFMEMVLVLVADHGPAVSGAHNAIVAARAGKDLVSSLASGLLTVGPRFGGAIDDAAKVFSHGMLNKLSPLELIENHKNAGQPIPGIGHRVKSLENPDMRVEILKEFVFSKFPASPILKYALEVEALTTRKKNTLILNVDGAIGAAFADILFSGNEFTPQEAERYLELGALNGLFVVGRSIGIIGHFLDQRRLEQPLYRHAYHDIAYMG, encoded by the coding sequence ATGTCACGTCCCGACTATATCCTTTTCGACAAAGAATCCACAGCCATTATATTCAATAACCAGCCGCGTGCTGTTCAGCGCATGCTTGATTACGATTATGTAATCGGGCGCAAACAGCCGTCGGTGGTTGCGATTGTCAATCCCTCCGGTAAGGGATTGTACCCAGCCATGTTCGGTCACCGTGAATGCCTCATCCCCGTTTATGCCACCACTGCTGAAGCGGTGGCCGAACACCCGGCTGCGGATGTGTTCATCAACTTCGCGTCCTTGCGTTCTGCATGGGCATCTACCCGCACCGCTATGAATCACGACAGCTTGCGCACGTTTGTGGTTGTGGCGGAAGGCATGCCTGAAAGACAGGCGCGGGAGCTTGCCCAGATCGCTGAAGAGAAAGGAAAATGGCTGATTGGGCCCGCCACGGTGGGCGCCATTGCCGCCGGAGCCTTTAAGACAGGAAACAGCGCGGGAACTGTTGATAACATCGTTCATTGTAAGCTTTTTCGCCCGGGTCACGTGGGCTTTGTGTCCAAATCCGGAGGTATGTCCAATGAAATGTATAATGTTATCGCCAAGCATACTTCCGGAATTTACGAAGGTGTTGCATTGGGTGGAGACCGTTTCCCGGGAAGCACCGCCACCCGTCACCTGGTGCGGATGAATGCCAACCCTGACATCGCCATGCTGGTTTACCTGGGTGAAACCGGAGGTAACGATGAATACGAAATGATTGAGGCCGTTCAAAAAGGCGAGATCACCAAGCCGCTTGTGGTTTGGGTAACCGGAGGGTGTGCCAGGCTATTTCCCGGAGAAGCCCAGTTCGGACACGCCGGTGCGAGTGCAAGGAATGAAACGGAAACCACCGAAGCCAAGTTGGAGGCATTGAGGAAATCGGGCATCCACGTTCCGGAGAGCTTTGATGACCTTGGCAGTGTGCTCGGAAAAGTGTTTGACCAGCTGAAGCGAAACGGAAAGGTGAGGATGCCGGTGGAGCCGAAGTTCCCTCATGTGCCCGTTGATTTTGATGAAGCGTTGAGAAGCAAATTGATCCGGAATAAGCCATCTATTATTTCTACGATCTCAGACGACAGGGGAGAAGAGCTTACCTACAACAACATTCCCATCAGTCGCATTGTGCGTGAGCAATACGGCCCGGCGGGGGTGATCTCCGAACTGTGGTTCAAACGACGCCTTCCGCCACATGCCATCGCGTTTATGGAAATGGTGCTTGTGCTGGTGGCCGATCACGGCCCGGCGGTGAGCGGTGCGCACAACGCCATTGTTGCGGCCCGTGCAGGGAAGGACCTGGTGAGTTCGCTGGCATCCGGGTTACTAACGGTAGGACCGCGTTTCGGCGGCGCAATCGATGATGCGGCCAAGGTTTTTTCACATGGCATGCTGAACAAACTGTCTCCCCTGGAACTGATCGAAAACCACAAAAATGCCGGTCAGCCCATTCCAGGGATCGGGCACCGGGTGAAGTCACTGGAAAACCCGGATATGCGGGTGGAGATATTGAAAGAATTCGTGTTCAGTAAATTTCCGGCGTCCCCCATCCTGAAATATGCCCTGGAGGTGGAAGCGTTGACCACCCGTAAGAAAAACACCCTGATCCTGAATGTAGACGGGGCCATCGGGGCGGCTTTCGCCGATATCCTGTTCTCGGGCAATGAGTTCACGCCCCAGGAAGCCGAGCGTTACCTCGAATTGGGTGCCTTGAACGGATTGTTCGTGGTCGGAAGGAGCATCGGAATTATCGGCCATTTCCTCGATCAGCGTCGCCTTGAGCAACCCCTTTACAGGCATGCCTATCACGACATAGCGTACATGGGCTAG
- a CDS encoding DUF2236 domain-containing protein yields MNTWSDTFLDQKRQVQDPPADNVIQQIVNDHGIEESRKIFDVLIRNVDLPAEQLPSSISDYLRNTSILPAWADPKKIELAQSYFLDQGPKLLLILFYKSLPLLYACKNGAQVLIQTGRLAHADDQNLKFARRIAETGQFLLHVMIPGTLKPGGEAIPAIQKIRLIHAAIRHFVQIKEWDHATLGRPINQEDMALTILTFGIALVDGLEKTGIQEPEEKKEAYLHTWNVIGYVLGLNEDLMAHNLSEARTLMEQILQRQAAESEAGRVLTQALISFSTAHIPDGKLEAAPDILIRFMCGNDIADKLGLQTKNGCLGIVLPAFLSFLARKGEQLEDKYPQLDGLFDQLSLKMLTALVGYFDTYKGKPFTLPEVFRKQWKV; encoded by the coding sequence ATGAACACCTGGTCTGACACTTTCCTGGATCAAAAACGGCAGGTACAGGATCCACCTGCTGACAATGTCATCCAACAAATCGTGAATGATCATGGCATCGAAGAATCACGCAAGATTTTTGACGTGCTCATACGCAACGTTGATCTACCCGCCGAACAACTGCCTTCTTCCATTTCCGATTATCTCCGAAACACATCCATTCTTCCTGCCTGGGCGGATCCGAAGAAAATTGAACTGGCCCAGTCGTACTTCCTGGACCAGGGACCCAAACTGCTCCTCATCCTTTTCTACAAGTCGCTTCCTTTGCTATATGCCTGCAAAAACGGAGCGCAGGTATTGATCCAAACCGGAAGACTCGCACATGCCGACGACCAGAACCTGAAGTTCGCCAGGCGCATCGCGGAGACCGGCCAGTTCCTCCTTCACGTGATGATACCCGGTACCCTCAAGCCGGGAGGGGAAGCCATACCCGCTATACAGAAGATACGACTGATTCACGCCGCCATCCGCCATTTTGTTCAGATAAAAGAATGGGACCATGCCACCCTGGGCCGCCCCATCAACCAGGAAGACATGGCACTTACCATCCTGACCTTCGGCATCGCCCTGGTTGACGGACTGGAAAAAACCGGAATCCAAGAACCGGAAGAAAAAAAGGAAGCTTACCTGCATACATGGAATGTCATCGGGTATGTACTCGGACTGAATGAAGACCTGATGGCACACAACCTATCCGAAGCCCGAACCCTGATGGAACAAATCCTGCAACGCCAGGCCGCGGAGTCGGAAGCCGGACGCGTACTGACACAAGCCCTCATCAGCTTTTCAACCGCACACATCCCGGATGGGAAGCTGGAAGCCGCACCCGACATTCTGATCCGTTTCATGTGCGGAAATGACATCGCCGACAAACTGGGCCTTCAAACCAAAAACGGATGCCTGGGTATCGTGCTGCCTGCATTCCTTTCGTTCCTCGCACGCAAAGGCGAACAACTCGAAGACAAATACCCACAGCTCGACGGGCTGTTCGATCAACTCTCCCTGAAGATGCTCACAGCCCTGGTCGGTTATTTCGATACCTATAAAGGAAAGCCCTTCACCCTCCCGGAAGTGTTCCGCAAACAATGGAAGGTCTGA
- a CDS encoding DNA cytosine methyltransferase yields the protein MKTKEKQLQQPELKAVDFFCGAGGVSCGFGKIGINVLGGLDIDPKFKKTYEANNGAKFLNEDVSNLSPNKLSELLPVTKDDDSLIFVGCSPCQYYSNLKSDKTKSKGSRLLLDDFKEFVLFYRPGFVFIENVPGLETRTGSPLHRFKKALQQEGYVFDQNVLNAKYFGVPQNRRRFVLVASRLTDSIALPKQMRGKENLVTVKEAIGNYEQFPQISAGTEDKTEFMHSAARLTDLNMKRVKKTPKNGGSRKAWANNAKLQLECYKNHDGHHDVYGRMAWNKPSPTITTRFIYTSTGRYSHPDQDRGISLREGATLQSFPLDYNFYSTNKGVIATMIGNAVPPKLAEAIGLSIQEHWNKWQNSKQEHER from the coding sequence TTGAAAACGAAAGAAAAACAACTTCAGCAGCCCGAGTTAAAAGCCGTAGATTTCTTCTGCGGAGCGGGTGGAGTAAGTTGCGGATTCGGCAAAATCGGCATTAACGTGTTGGGCGGGTTAGATATTGACCCAAAGTTCAAAAAGACCTATGAAGCGAATAACGGTGCGAAATTTTTAAATGAAGATGTTTCCAATCTGTCCCCGAATAAATTGAGCGAGTTACTTCCCGTTACAAAAGATGACGATAGCCTTATTTTTGTCGGGTGCAGCCCCTGTCAATACTATTCCAACCTCAAGTCCGATAAAACAAAATCCAAAGGAAGTCGACTATTGTTAGACGATTTCAAGGAGTTCGTATTGTTTTATCGCCCCGGGTTTGTGTTTATTGAAAATGTTCCAGGGCTTGAAACCAGAACGGGAAGCCCATTGCACCGTTTTAAAAAAGCACTGCAACAAGAAGGGTATGTTTTTGACCAAAACGTGCTAAATGCCAAATACTTCGGTGTGCCCCAAAACAGAAGACGGTTTGTATTGGTAGCAAGCCGTCTTACCGATAGCATTGCATTGCCCAAACAAATGCGTGGAAAGGAAAACCTTGTCACTGTCAAAGAAGCTATTGGGAACTATGAACAATTTCCGCAGATCAGTGCGGGTACCGAAGATAAAACCGAATTTATGCACAGTGCAGCACGCTTGACCGACCTCAATATGAAGAGAGTGAAAAAAACTCCGAAAAACGGAGGGTCACGTAAAGCATGGGCAAACAATGCAAAGCTGCAATTGGAATGTTACAAGAATCATGATGGACATCATGATGTTTATGGTCGTATGGCATGGAACAAACCATCACCAACAATAACAACACGCTTCATTTACACCAGTACCGGAAGGTACTCACATCCGGATCAGGATCGTGGAATTTCACTGCGTGAAGGAGCTACGTTGCAATCATTTCCTTTAGACTATAACTTCTATTCTACCAACAAGGGAGTTATTGCTACTATGATCGGAAATGCAGTTCCTCCAAAACTGGCGGAAGCCATCGGCCTATCAATACAAGAACATTGGAATAAATGGCAAAATTCAAAGCAAGAGCACGAGCGTTAG
- a CDS encoding ATP-binding protein encodes MAKFKARARALDLLGRQQIAGIPTAINELFKNAHDAYADNVEIDYFRKNQLLILRDNGLGMTRNDFESRWLTLGTESKFSNRKTPPPPKDPNKPERPIMGEKGIGRLAIASIGSQVLILTKAKRPGENHKIVAALINWSIFELPGLDLDDVIVSIQEFDDLPTTSEINQMKKEITDSLKVLVKSDDITYEDAERITETVNSFDVSPKEISDSLAGNFNLGNGCGTHFYISPIDETLNYDIDGDRDSQDATKIEKMLVGFTNTMTPGHPEPLINLAFRDYRSDDGRYFDILDKEQFFTPEDFELADHHFQGTFDEFGQFSGTIKVYHEKVFEHKISWSDNHFKATDCGPFKINFAYLQGALRHSILDSENWARVKAKGDKFGGIYIYRDNIRILPYGDSDYDFLDVEKNRTKSASFYFFSYRRMFGVVNITRNDNYKLKEKAGREGFIENKAYRQLQDILKNFFIQLAADFFREGSSSPKAEFWSQKKDEREKYYKALERRDQQAKVRKEKFQQSLNTFFDNLGNNQFKNELDELLQEQERQFAAIASIQDPEEASQALIERELEARKQIEAYKQKIRVPQPKGFIISRETRKDYEAYTDELLLMESGLFQEAVSKIDDYVEDYTTRLNIEISKRKRLEQAVDFISSEAKKAASGKEKEAKEAVSEITAKVKELTNELMIDLDNQIREVKDRFKTLSVDSSEDFDLVQERKAMEADILQGKERVTGTLERVIKQLQAIYWDKGIDDEIITSDQITDAMAEELDELKERIHADIELSQLGLAVGVIHHEFNSTVKSIRSSIKDLRAWADVNENLDGVYQNLKINFEHLDGYLNLFTPLNRRLYRNREDIGALEIKTFLLDLFKPRLERHNIQLKHTKAYAKKNLHGFRSTFYPVFVNVVDNAIHWLNQGNPEEKIIRLHADENAIYISNNGPEIQAKDKQQIFDLGFSRKRKGSTKGSGMGLHISREVLNAENYNISLDTSREGTTVTFKIEPINPEENE; translated from the coding sequence ATGGCAAAATTCAAAGCAAGAGCACGAGCGTTAGACTTACTTGGCAGACAACAAATAGCCGGGATTCCTACTGCGATAAACGAACTGTTTAAAAACGCTCACGATGCCTATGCCGATAATGTTGAAATAGACTATTTCCGCAAAAATCAACTCCTGATCCTACGAGACAATGGGCTTGGCATGACCAGAAACGATTTTGAATCACGTTGGTTGACATTGGGAACCGAAAGCAAGTTTTCCAATAGAAAAACTCCACCTCCTCCTAAAGACCCCAACAAGCCTGAGCGTCCCATTATGGGAGAAAAGGGAATCGGTCGCTTGGCCATCGCATCCATTGGCAGCCAGGTACTCATTCTAACCAAAGCAAAACGACCGGGCGAAAACCACAAAATTGTTGCCGCACTCATAAACTGGAGCATATTCGAACTTCCCGGACTTGATTTGGATGATGTTATTGTATCCATTCAGGAATTTGACGATTTGCCTACTACATCGGAAATCAACCAAATGAAAAAGGAGATTACCGACTCCCTCAAAGTGTTAGTGAAATCGGATGATATTACATACGAAGATGCCGAACGGATCACAGAAACGGTAAACAGCTTCGATGTCTCACCAAAAGAGATAAGCGATAGCCTTGCAGGAAACTTCAATCTTGGAAATGGCTGCGGAACACATTTTTACATTTCCCCGATTGATGAAACGCTGAATTACGACATTGATGGCGACAGAGACAGTCAGGATGCCACCAAAATCGAAAAAATGCTGGTGGGGTTTACCAATACTATGACACCCGGTCACCCGGAACCATTGATTAATCTGGCTTTTAGAGATTATCGCAGCGATGACGGGCGGTACTTTGATATTTTGGATAAAGAACAATTCTTTACTCCCGAAGATTTCGAATTAGCAGATCACCATTTTCAGGGAACATTTGACGAATTTGGTCAGTTTTCAGGCACAATTAAAGTGTACCATGAAAAGGTCTTTGAACACAAGATTTCGTGGAGTGACAATCACTTCAAGGCAACCGACTGCGGTCCATTCAAGATAAATTTCGCCTATTTGCAGGGTGCACTTCGTCACTCAATTCTTGATTCGGAAAACTGGGCAAGAGTAAAAGCAAAGGGAGATAAGTTTGGTGGTATATATATCTACAGAGACAACATTAGAATTTTACCATATGGAGATTCAGATTATGACTTTCTAGATGTTGAGAAGAACAGAACCAAGAGTGCTTCTTTTTATTTTTTCTCTTATCGAAGAATGTTCGGGGTGGTAAACATTACCCGAAATGATAACTATAAACTTAAAGAAAAAGCTGGTCGTGAAGGGTTTATAGAAAACAAAGCATATCGGCAATTGCAGGACATCTTAAAAAACTTCTTTATCCAACTTGCAGCAGACTTCTTTAGGGAGGGTAGCAGTAGTCCTAAAGCTGAATTTTGGTCTCAAAAGAAGGACGAACGGGAGAAGTACTATAAAGCTCTCGAACGCAGAGACCAACAAGCCAAAGTCAGAAAAGAGAAGTTTCAGCAATCGCTTAATACATTCTTTGATAACCTCGGCAACAATCAGTTCAAAAACGAACTGGATGAGCTATTGCAGGAACAGGAAAGGCAATTTGCTGCAATTGCTTCAATACAAGACCCCGAAGAAGCTAGTCAGGCATTGATTGAGCGAGAACTGGAAGCCCGAAAGCAAATTGAAGCATACAAACAAAAAATAAGGGTCCCTCAGCCCAAAGGATTTATCATATCACGGGAAACGCGCAAAGATTACGAAGCCTATACTGATGAACTGCTACTGATGGAATCAGGCCTTTTTCAGGAAGCAGTTAGCAAAATTGACGATTACGTAGAAGACTATACTACCCGTCTCAATATTGAGATCAGCAAACGAAAACGACTCGAACAAGCCGTTGACTTTATTTCATCCGAAGCAAAAAAGGCCGCTTCCGGAAAGGAAAAAGAAGCGAAAGAAGCGGTTTCCGAGATCACGGCCAAAGTCAAGGAATTGACCAACGAACTCATGATTGATCTAGACAATCAAATCCGGGAAGTCAAAGACCGGTTTAAAACTCTGTCCGTTGATTCCTCGGAAGATTTCGACCTCGTTCAAGAACGGAAAGCGATGGAGGCGGACATCTTGCAAGGGAAGGAAAGAGTTACGGGCACTTTGGAACGCGTTATAAAACAACTGCAAGCCATCTATTGGGATAAAGGGATAGACGATGAAATCATAACAAGCGACCAGATAACGGACGCAATGGCCGAAGAACTAGACGAACTCAAAGAAAGAATCCATGCCGACATCGAGTTAAGTCAGTTGGGGTTAGCCGTTGGAGTTATCCACCACGAGTTTAACAGCACTGTGAAATCCATAAGGAGCAGCATAAAAGACCTTCGAGCCTGGGCCGATGTTAATGAAAACCTGGACGGGGTTTACCAAAACCTTAAAATCAATTTCGAACATCTGGACGGATATTTGAACCTGTTCACTCCGCTCAACCGAAGGCTTTACAGAAATCGGGAAGACATCGGAGCACTGGAGATAAAGACCTTCTTACTCGATCTTTTCAAACCCCGCTTGGAGCGTCATAACATCCAATTAAAACATACAAAGGCATACGCAAAGAAAAATCTGCACGGTTTCCGGTCTACCTTTTATCCTGTGTTTGTGAATGTTGTAGATAATGCCATTCACTGGCTTAATCAAGGCAACCCCGAAGAAAAAATCATTCGACTACATGCCGATGAAAACGCCATTTACATTTCAAACAATGGCCCTGAAATTCAGGCAAAAGACAAGCAACAAATTTTTGACCTTGGATTTAGTCGGAAGCGAAAAGGCTCAACTAAGGGTAGTGGTATGGGTTTGCACATTAGTCGGGAGGTACTGAATGCTGAAAATTATAACATATCTCTGGACACGTCTCGCGAAGGCACTACGGTCACTTTCAAAATCGAGCCAATCAACCCCGAAGAAAATGAATAA
- a CDS encoding ATPase, whose translation MAQRPIREKDAKALMYRYFREKEINGILGKERLAGVDATTDPVSLSDQHSWLGASKLAVKPDQLLKRRGINNLLALDVSYEEALSWIKKYMNKNLCLDNANGCLTHFILEPFIPHAQEDEYYVCIQTTRWGDQIMFHSQGGIHIGEVEGKARKLMVKDEVSIEKIAETLLQEVPEGSRNQWAQFIQGLYQMFAEWHFTYLEINPVVMVEGKIIPLDMAAKLDDAARFLMEDQWEMGEFPVPFGREASPEENKIAQLDEKSGASLKFTLLKPDGRIWLLIAGGGASVVYADTVADKGYGHELGNYGEYSGDPDEELTYEYTCTLLDLMTRKKLEGGKVLLIGGGIANFTDVAATFKGIIRALRTYEPRLREHEVSIYVRRGGPNYRQGLEMMKDLGVELGIPIDVYGPETHMTEIVNLAIGNLEPVA comes from the coding sequence ATGGCCCAACGACCCATTCGCGAGAAAGACGCCAAGGCGCTTATGTATCGCTACTTCCGTGAAAAAGAGATCAATGGTATACTTGGTAAAGAACGCCTGGCTGGCGTGGATGCTACCACAGATCCGGTAAGCCTGAGTGATCAGCATTCCTGGCTGGGAGCCTCAAAGCTGGCCGTAAAGCCGGATCAGTTGCTGAAGCGACGGGGCATCAACAACCTGTTGGCACTGGATGTTTCCTACGAGGAAGCATTGTCATGGATCAAGAAGTACATGAACAAAAACCTTTGCTTGGACAACGCCAACGGTTGCCTCACGCATTTCATCCTCGAGCCTTTTATCCCGCATGCGCAGGAAGATGAATATTATGTCTGCATCCAAACCACCCGGTGGGGAGATCAGATCATGTTTCACTCCCAGGGCGGCATTCATATCGGTGAAGTGGAAGGCAAGGCCAGGAAGCTGATGGTTAAGGATGAAGTTTCCATAGAGAAGATTGCCGAAACCTTGTTACAGGAAGTGCCTGAGGGCAGCCGTAACCAATGGGCGCAGTTCATTCAGGGGCTTTACCAGATGTTCGCCGAATGGCACTTCACATACCTGGAGATCAATCCGGTTGTGATGGTGGAGGGTAAGATCATTCCTTTGGATATGGCTGCCAAACTGGATGATGCAGCGCGTTTTTTAATGGAAGATCAATGGGAGATGGGAGAATTTCCTGTTCCGTTCGGCCGCGAAGCCAGTCCGGAAGAAAACAAGATTGCTCAACTGGATGAAAAAAGCGGCGCTTCCTTGAAATTTACTTTGTTGAAACCGGACGGCCGCATCTGGCTGCTCATTGCCGGTGGAGGCGCTTCCGTTGTATATGCAGATACCGTTGCCGATAAGGGATACGGACATGAGTTGGGCAACTACGGTGAGTATTCCGGAGACCCCGATGAAGAACTCACATATGAATACACCTGTACCCTGTTGGACCTCATGACACGCAAAAAGCTGGAGGGGGGTAAGGTGTTGCTGATCGGGGGTGGTATCGCCAATTTCACAGATGTGGCGGCCACGTTCAAAGGAATCATTCGTGCATTGCGGACTTATGAACCCAGGCTCAGGGAGCACGAGGTAAGCATCTACGTGCGCCGTGGCGGTCCGAACTATCGCCAGGGACTGGAAATGATGAAGGACCTCGGCGTTGAACTGGGTATACCCATCGATGTGTACGGCCCTGAGACACACATGACAGAAATTGTAAACCTCGCCATCGGGAACCTGGAACCCGTTGCCTGA
- a CDS encoding helix-turn-helix transcriptional regulator, protein MAKKILNRIRVVLAEKDRSNKWLAEQLDKTPATVSKWCGNKMQPSLETLFEIAKTLDVDVRELLVSSK, encoded by the coding sequence ATGGCAAAGAAAATCCTGAACCGGATACGGGTGGTGTTGGCAGAAAAGGACCGGTCCAATAAATGGCTTGCAGAGCAATTGGATAAAACACCGGCTACTGTTTCAAAATGGTGCGGCAACAAAATGCAACCTTCCCTGGAAACCTTATTTGAGATCGCTAAGACGTTGGATGTAGATGTGAGGGAGTTGCTTGTATCTTCAAAATAA
- a CDS encoding recombinase family protein has protein sequence MDRKKTVNDCKPDARLDSELLGRFAKGSRSAAVRSNNCVIYTRVSSKEQAENNMSLDTQRKACEQFAMRSQYTIMGYFGGTYESAKTDERQEFNRMLHFVKKSREKIAWIIVYSVDRFSRSGANAIYLKEQLKKQGILILAVTQPTDATTASGSLQQNIQFIFSEYDNELRREKCMAGVKEALLRGEWCNAIPTGYDRVTVNGQRKIVVNDQGKLLRKAFLWKANQGISNEEARGRLAAMGLKLSHQRISSIFRNPFYCGWMAHNALEGKLVEGNHEKLISKEVFLKVNNIQNLNPHGYKHKNENDHIPLKIFLQCDHCGTSMVGYIVRKKKIWYYKCRKKGCANNKSAKALHLTFENILSSLTLDPKHAPLLREQMIRTYTRLNRENEEATALLQRQLDEIEGRMERLEERYVTEEITQELFVKYREKFSRERVQIVRRLQQPDIGSSNLEIYVDAALHFAENLRQVWVSGTFAEKQRLQYLLFPQGLRYRS, from the coding sequence ATGGACCGCAAGAAAACCGTCAATGACTGCAAACCTGACGCCCGGCTTGACAGCGAATTGCTGGGGCGATTTGCCAAAGGCAGCAGGAGCGCCGCCGTCCGCTCCAACAATTGCGTCATTTATACAAGGGTCTCATCCAAGGAACAAGCCGAGAACAACATGAGCCTGGACACCCAGCGCAAAGCCTGCGAGCAGTTTGCCATGCGGAGCCAATATACCATCATGGGTTACTTCGGCGGAACGTATGAAAGTGCCAAGACCGATGAGCGGCAGGAATTCAACCGCATGCTGCATTTTGTCAAAAAGAGCCGCGAGAAGATCGCGTGGATCATTGTCTACAGCGTGGACCGCTTCTCACGTTCCGGGGCCAATGCCATCTACCTCAAAGAACAACTCAAGAAGCAAGGCATCCTGATTCTGGCCGTGACCCAGCCCACCGATGCGACCACGGCCAGCGGCAGTCTTCAGCAAAACATCCAGTTCATCTTCTCAGAATACGACAACGAGCTGCGCCGGGAAAAGTGCATGGCAGGGGTCAAGGAAGCCTTGTTGCGGGGAGAATGGTGCAATGCCATCCCCACGGGTTACGACCGGGTAACCGTCAATGGTCAAAGAAAGATTGTCGTCAATGACCAAGGCAAACTCTTACGCAAAGCCTTCCTCTGGAAAGCCAACCAGGGCATCAGCAATGAAGAAGCACGCGGCAGACTGGCGGCTATGGGCCTGAAACTGTCCCACCAGCGCATATCATCCATCTTCCGCAATCCTTTCTACTGCGGATGGATGGCGCACAATGCCCTGGAAGGAAAGCTGGTGGAAGGCAACCACGAGAAACTCATCTCAAAGGAAGTCTTTTTGAAAGTCAACAACATCCAGAACCTCAATCCGCATGGCTACAAACATAAAAATGAGAATGACCACATCCCCCTGAAAATCTTCCTGCAATGCGACCACTGCGGAACCTCAATGGTCGGCTATATCGTCCGAAAGAAAAAGATATGGTATTACAAATGTCGCAAGAAGGGTTGCGCCAATAACAAAAGCGCCAAAGCGCTGCACCTCACCTTTGAAAACATCTTATCGTCATTGACGCTTGACCCCAAACATGCCCCCTTGCTCCGGGAGCAGATGATCCGCACCTATACCCGGCTGAACCGGGAGAATGAAGAGGCCACCGCGCTGCTGCAACGCCAGTTGGATGAGATCGAGGGCCGCATGGAAAGGCTGGAAGAGCGCTATGTCACCGAGGAGATCACACAGGAACTCTTCGTCAAGTACCGGGAGAAATTCAGCCGGGAGCGGGTGCAGATCGTGCGAAGACTGCAACAACCGGACATCGGGAGTTCGAACCTGGAAATATATGTGGATGCGGCCTTGCATTTTGCCGAAAACCTGCGTCAGGTTTGGGTAAGCGGCACCTTTGCGGAGAAACAGCGCCTCCAGTACCTGTTGTTTCCGCAAGGGTTGCGGTACAGGAGCTGA